In a single window of the Pseudomonas entomophila genome:
- the gspM gene encoding type II secretion system protein GspM, which produces MSIKARISSLHGQARQRWQALAPRERRAVALATAVLGSFFCVQVLVLPALARIEHWNNETPKLRSQAQALDALLGQRPADLAGALAKSLDEAGLRAHSQLDAEGDGWHLAWRQAPAEPAMAWLQHIPPRLGLTVGQLSLRRDPGADSGPVTFSGTLRMDQAHGAKDPS; this is translated from the coding sequence ATGTCGATTAAGGCGCGCATCAGCAGCCTGCATGGGCAGGCTCGGCAGCGTTGGCAGGCCTTGGCCCCGCGCGAGCGGCGCGCAGTGGCGCTGGCCACCGCGGTGCTGGGCAGCTTCTTCTGTGTGCAGGTGCTGGTATTGCCGGCGCTCGCCCGCATCGAGCACTGGAACAACGAAACCCCCAAGCTGCGCAGCCAGGCCCAGGCCCTGGACGCCCTGCTCGGGCAACGCCCGGCCGACCTTGCCGGGGCCCTGGCCAAAAGCCTGGACGAGGCCGGCCTGCGCGCGCATTCACAACTCGACGCCGAGGGCGACGGCTGGCACCTGGCCTGGCGCCAAGCCCCAGCCGAACCGGCCATGGCCTGGTTGCAGCATATTCCCCCGCGCCTGGGGCTCACCGTCGGCCAACTGAGCTTGCGCCGCGACCCGGGTGCCGACAGCGGCCCGGTGACGTTTTCCGGAACCCTTCGCATGGATCAGGCGCACGGCGCTAAGGACCCTTCATGA
- the gspD gene encoding type II secretion system secretin GspD, with amino-acid sequence MTCTGSPRFLSRALPFTPLALALALSACASAPAPHKPLASSELGQPLAQVDGSTTALDLHTQAGAGGRQAVRQLPPRVGQRHSRGAPAPMAGNPLGDQPVQLNFVDADIQAVVRGLSRATGRQFLVDPRVKGQLTLVSEGEVPASKAYGMLLAALRMQGFSVVDVNGVAQVVPQADAKLLGGALVSGDRDAGNGMVTRTFRLQYENAVNLIPVLRPIVSPDNPINAYPGNNTLVVTDYAENLERVAQILDRVDIPSALDTDVVAIHNGIASDIASMVGELLDSQGADPTQKISVLGDPRSNSVVIRSSSPERTQLARDLIYKLDNAQNSTGNLHVVYLRNAQADKLAQSLRGLLTGENDNATSDGTRALLSGGGMLTGGNNKNGSASNSGASQNSNTGSLSRGTGQAGASTPNGYGNGTQQDDQGIAFSAGGATIQADKTTNTLLISAPEPLYRSLREVIDQLDQRRAQVVVESLIVEVGEDDANEFGVQWQAGNLGKNGLFGGANLGGSGLVKGPSSIDVLPPGLSVGVVDGTVKIPGIGEVLDLKVLARALKSKGGSNVLSTPNLLTLDNEAASIFVGQTIPFVSGQYVTDGGGNSNNPFQTIQREEVGLRLNVRPQISEGGTVKLDVYQEVSSVDQRASSAAGTVTNKRAIDTSILLDDGQIMVLGGLLQDGYTQSNEGIPWLSSLPGVGALFRSERRASNKTNLMVFLRPYIVRDANAGRSITRNRYDFIRRAQGNLKPEHSWALPDMDMPLLPPVEQGVPDQRRLTPGAPRASIRAVPVDEVAR; translated from the coding sequence ATGACGTGCACTGGATCGCCACGCTTTCTTTCTCGGGCACTGCCGTTCACACCCCTGGCCTTGGCCCTGGCGCTCAGCGCCTGCGCCAGCGCGCCGGCACCGCACAAGCCCCTGGCCAGCAGCGAACTCGGCCAACCCCTGGCCCAGGTCGACGGCTCCACGACCGCCCTGGACCTGCACACCCAGGCCGGCGCCGGGGGGCGCCAGGCCGTGCGCCAGCTGCCGCCACGGGTCGGCCAGCGTCATAGCCGTGGCGCGCCTGCGCCAATGGCCGGCAACCCGCTGGGCGACCAGCCGGTGCAGCTGAACTTCGTCGACGCTGATATCCAGGCGGTGGTGCGTGGTCTGTCGCGGGCCACGGGCCGGCAGTTTTTGGTCGACCCACGGGTCAAGGGCCAGCTGACCCTGGTCTCCGAGGGCGAGGTGCCGGCCAGCAAGGCCTACGGCATGCTGTTGGCGGCGCTGCGCATGCAGGGTTTCAGCGTGGTCGACGTCAACGGCGTGGCCCAGGTGGTGCCCCAGGCCGACGCCAAGCTGCTGGGTGGCGCGCTGGTGAGCGGCGACCGCGACGCGGGCAACGGCATGGTCACTCGCACCTTCCGCCTGCAGTACGAAAACGCGGTCAACCTGATCCCGGTGCTGCGCCCGATCGTCTCGCCGGACAACCCGATCAACGCCTACCCCGGCAACAACACCCTCGTGGTCACCGACTACGCCGAGAACCTCGAGCGGGTGGCGCAGATCCTCGATCGCGTCGACATCCCCAGCGCCCTCGACACCGACGTGGTGGCGATCCACAACGGCATTGCCAGCGACATCGCCAGCATGGTCGGCGAGTTGCTCGACAGCCAGGGCGCCGACCCGACGCAGAAGATCAGCGTGCTGGGCGATCCGCGCTCGAACAGCGTGGTGATCCGCTCGTCCAGCCCCGAGCGCACCCAGCTGGCGCGGGACCTGATCTACAAGCTCGACAACGCGCAGAACAGCACCGGCAATCTGCATGTGGTGTACCTGCGCAACGCCCAGGCCGACAAGTTGGCCCAGAGCCTGCGCGGGCTGCTTACCGGCGAGAACGACAACGCCACCAGCGACGGCACCCGAGCGCTGCTCAGCGGTGGCGGCATGCTGACAGGGGGCAATAACAAGAATGGCAGTGCCAGCAACAGTGGCGCGTCGCAGAACAGCAACACCGGCAGCCTGAGCCGGGGCACTGGGCAAGCGGGCGCGAGCACGCCCAATGGCTACGGCAACGGCACGCAGCAAGACGACCAGGGCATCGCGTTCTCCGCCGGCGGCGCGACCATCCAGGCCGACAAGACCACCAACACCTTGCTGATCTCCGCGCCAGAGCCGCTGTATCGCAGCCTGCGCGAGGTCATCGACCAGCTCGACCAACGCCGCGCCCAGGTGGTGGTGGAGAGCCTGATCGTCGAGGTAGGTGAGGACGACGCCAACGAATTCGGTGTCCAGTGGCAGGCCGGCAACCTGGGCAAGAACGGCCTGTTCGGTGGCGCCAACCTGGGCGGCAGCGGCCTGGTCAAGGGCCCGAGCAGCATCGATGTGCTGCCGCCCGGGCTGTCGGTGGGGGTGGTCGACGGCACGGTGAAAATCCCCGGCATCGGCGAGGTGCTCGACCTCAAGGTGCTGGCCCGTGCCCTCAAGAGCAAGGGCGGCAGCAACGTGCTGTCGACGCCCAACCTGCTGACCCTGGACAACGAGGCGGCGAGCATCTTCGTCGGCCAGACCATTCCCTTCGTCAGCGGCCAGTACGTCACCGACGGCGGCGGCAACAGCAACAACCCGTTCCAGACCATCCAGCGTGAAGAGGTGGGCTTGCGCCTGAACGTGCGCCCGCAGATCTCCGAGGGCGGCACGGTCAAGCTCGATGTCTACCAGGAGGTCAGCAGTGTCGACCAGCGCGCCTCCAGCGCCGCTGGCACGGTGACCAACAAGCGCGCCATCGACACCAGCATCCTGCTTGACGACGGCCAGATCATGGTGCTCGGCGGCCTGCTGCAGGATGGCTACACCCAGAGCAACGAGGGCATCCCGTGGCTGTCGAGCCTGCCGGGGGTGGGCGCGCTGTTTCGCAGCGAGCGCCGGGCCAGCAACAAGACCAACCTGATGGTGTTCCTGCGGCCCTACATCGTGCGCGACGCCAATGCCGGGCGCAGCATCACCCGCAACCGCTACGACTTCATCCGCCGCGCCCAGGGCAACCTCAAGCCCGAGCACTCGTGGGCGCTGCCGGACATGGACATGCCGTTGCTGCCGCCGGTGGAGCAGGGGGTACCTGACCAGAGGCGCCTCACGCCGGGCGCGCCCCGTGCGTCGATCCGCGCGGTGCCGGTGGACGAGGTCGCCCGGTGA
- the gspE gene encoding type II secretion system ATPase GspE: MSRLPYAWAKAQRLVLQASGDEGARLARCPSSPAWAVAEVRRRFGQVPVEALSDAQMDALLVSAYADTGSAAAVVGAAENEVDLDRLLQDMPEVTDLLEAQDDAPVIRMINALLTQAARDQASDIHIEPFESHCLVRYRVDGTLRDVVSPRKALHGALVSRIKIMAQLDIAEKRLPQDGRIALRVAGRPIDIRVSTVPTGHGERVVMRLLDKQAGRLRLEALGMDAALLARLDQLIRQPHGIVLVTGPTGSGKTTSLYAALARLDASVSNILTVEDPVEYDLPGISQIQVNARIDMSFAVALRAILRQDPDVIMIGEIRDLETAQIAVQASLTGHLVLATLHTNDAVSAVNRLVDMGVEPFLLASALLGVLAQRLVRRLCPHCREPDPAIPGQYRAVGCAQCNHCGYSGRTGIHELFCVDDAVRSLVHQGADEQALRAAARRNGMLSLREDGQRWVDDGSTCLEEILRVTRDA, from the coding sequence GTGAGCCGGTTGCCGTACGCCTGGGCCAAGGCCCAGCGCCTGGTGCTGCAGGCCAGCGGCGATGAGGGCGCGCGCCTGGCGCGCTGCCCGTCGAGCCCGGCGTGGGCGGTGGCGGAGGTGCGACGGCGTTTTGGCCAGGTACCGGTCGAGGCGCTCAGCGACGCGCAGATGGACGCGTTGCTGGTCAGTGCCTACGCCGACACCGGCAGCGCCGCGGCGGTGGTGGGGGCGGCGGAGAACGAGGTCGACCTCGACCGCCTGTTGCAAGATATGCCCGAGGTCACCGACCTGCTCGAAGCCCAGGACGACGCGCCGGTGATCCGCATGATCAACGCCTTGCTCACCCAGGCCGCGCGTGACCAGGCCAGCGATATCCATATCGAGCCCTTCGAGAGCCACTGCCTGGTGCGCTACCGGGTCGACGGCACCCTGCGTGACGTGGTCTCGCCGCGCAAGGCGCTGCACGGGGCGCTGGTGTCGCGGATCAAGATCATGGCGCAGCTGGACATCGCCGAGAAACGCCTGCCCCAGGACGGCCGCATCGCCTTGCGGGTGGCCGGGCGACCCATCGATATCCGTGTGTCCACCGTGCCCACCGGGCATGGCGAGCGGGTGGTGATGCGCCTGCTCGACAAGCAGGCCGGGCGCTTGCGCCTGGAGGCGCTGGGCATGGACGCGGCGCTGCTGGCGCGGCTCGACCAGCTGATCCGCCAGCCCCATGGCATCGTCCTGGTCACTGGCCCCACCGGCTCGGGCAAGACCACCAGCCTGTACGCCGCCCTGGCGCGGCTGGACGCCAGCGTCAGCAACATCCTCACCGTCGAGGACCCGGTGGAGTACGACCTGCCGGGGATCAGCCAGATCCAGGTCAACGCGCGCATTGACATGAGCTTCGCCGTGGCCCTGCGGGCGATCCTGCGCCAGGACCCGGACGTGATCATGATCGGCGAGATTCGCGACCTGGAGACCGCGCAGATCGCCGTGCAGGCGTCGTTGACCGGGCACCTGGTGCTGGCCACCCTGCACACCAACGACGCGGTGTCGGCGGTCAACCGCCTGGTCGACATGGGGGTGGAGCCGTTCCTGCTGGCCTCGGCGCTGCTCGGGGTGCTGGCCCAGCGCCTGGTGCGCCGGTTGTGCCCGCATTGCCGCGAGCCCGACCCGGCGATACCGGGGCAGTACCGCGCGGTCGGCTGCGCCCAGTGCAACCACTGCGGCTACAGTGGGCGCACCGGCATCCATGAGCTGTTCTGCGTCGACGACGCGGTGCGCAGCCTGGTGCACCAGGGCGCCGACGAACAGGCCCTGCGCGCCGCCGCCCGGCGTAATGGCATGCTCAGCCTGCGCGAAGATGGCCAGCGCTGGGTCGACGATGGCAGCACCTGCCTCGAAGAAATCCTGCGTGTCACCCGGGACGCCTGA